A window of Gemmatimonadota bacterium contains these coding sequences:
- a CDS encoding oligosaccharide flippase family protein, producing MTDAAAPAGAAAVPASEGQPAGGYVRSTFKHGAVYLIGTVLSRVAGFIMLPVYTRVLTPRDYGVMEMLAYTTDVLTFLVGLGVSTAVTRHYYKYETEAERHALVSTAAVLLFVLFAVVAVPVLFLAEPITSLLLKPGEPALFIRLSMVSLILGVAIDVPMTVMRARQESQQVVLWGAIRLLLAIVLNLVFVVWLRMGVLGVLLSTIISGGAVGGYLVSRLLRITGLHFQPAMARALVAFGAPFAIWELGSFVLHFSDRFFLNAYSTLETVGLYSLSYKVAIVIPFFITGPFSSIWLPKALEIEKREGVGAIPILSAIQRHYNLLLICIAFGMALFAWDAIRLATGEAFHGAYAPVPLLALAMVFFGYRQTAQIGVIIREKPGLVARSTAVAAAAVLLLNWILIPRFGAMGAAAATLGGFGTEFFIMRWFSMREYPLRIEVGLLPLAIGVVAWAGTRAVLPLDASVPLSLAINAGGFVAFTALLLVTGAVDREQRQFLLAAVRDPRGMLRAVRGG from the coding sequence GTGACGGACGCCGCGGCGCCTGCGGGCGCCGCGGCCGTTCCCGCGTCCGAGGGGCAGCCCGCGGGCGGGTACGTCCGCAGCACGTTCAAGCACGGCGCGGTGTACCTGATCGGCACCGTGCTCTCGCGCGTGGCCGGGTTCATCATGTTGCCCGTCTACACGCGCGTCCTCACGCCCCGGGACTACGGCGTGATGGAGATGCTGGCGTACACGACGGACGTGCTCACCTTCCTCGTGGGGCTCGGGGTGAGCACGGCGGTGACGCGGCACTACTACAAGTACGAGACGGAGGCGGAGCGGCATGCGCTGGTGAGCACGGCGGCCGTGCTGCTGTTCGTGCTGTTCGCGGTGGTCGCCGTGCCGGTGCTCTTCCTCGCGGAGCCGATCACCTCGCTGCTGCTCAAGCCGGGGGAACCGGCGCTGTTCATCCGGTTGTCGATGGTGAGTCTCATCCTCGGGGTGGCGATCGATGTCCCGATGACGGTGATGCGCGCGCGGCAGGAGTCGCAACAGGTCGTGCTCTGGGGTGCGATCCGCCTCCTGCTCGCCATCGTGCTCAACCTCGTCTTCGTCGTCTGGCTCCGCATGGGGGTCCTCGGCGTGTTGTTGTCGACCATCATCTCGGGTGGAGCGGTGGGCGGCTACCTAGTCAGTCGGCTCCTGCGCATCACCGGGCTGCACTTCCAGCCGGCGATGGCGCGCGCGCTCGTGGCCTTCGGCGCGCCGTTCGCCATCTGGGAGCTCGGGAGCTTCGTCCTCCATTTCTCCGACCGCTTCTTCCTCAATGCGTACAGCACGCTCGAGACGGTCGGCCTCTACTCCCTGAGCTACAAGGTCGCGATCGTCATCCCGTTCTTCATCACCGGCCCCTTCTCGAGCATCTGGCTCCCGAAGGCGCTCGAGATCGAGAAGCGGGAGGGAGTCGGGGCGATCCCGATCCTGTCCGCCATCCAGCGGCACTACAACCTCTTGCTCATCTGCATCGCGTTCGGCATGGCGCTCTTCGCGTGGGACGCGATCCGCCTCGCCACCGGCGAGGCATTCCATGGGGCGTACGCTCCCGTCCCGCTGCTCGCCCTCGCCATGGTCTTCTTCGGGTACCGGCAGACGGCCCAGATCGGCGTCATCATCCGTGAGAAGCCGGGCCTGGTCGCGCGAAGCACCGCCGTAGCCGCGGCCGCGGTGCTACTCCTCAACTGGATCCTGATCCCCCGGTTCGGTGCCATGGGAGCCGCCGCGGCGACGCTCGGGGGATTCGGCACGGAGTTCTTCATCATGCGATGGTTCTCCATGCGCGAGTACCCGCTGCGGATCGAGGTCGGTCTCCTGCCCCTGGCGATCGGCGTGGTCGCCTGGGCCGGCACACGGGCCGTCCTGCCGCTCGACGCGTCGGTCCCGCTGAGCCTGGCGATCAACGCCGGCGGATTCGTCGCGTTCACGGCGCTGCTCCTGGTCACCGGTGCCGTCGACCGTGAGCAGCGGCAGTTCCTCCTCGCGGCCGTTCGGGACCCCCGGGGCATGCTCCGCGCCGTGCGAGGGGGCTGA
- a CDS encoding carbamoyltransferase has product MRGDVTDRKTTWILGISAFYHDSAAALLRNGEIVAAASEDRFTRKKGDSDFPKNAVDFCLKQGGIGLQDLAYVGFYDKPLLKFERILETYLGTAPKGFGSFLKAGPLWIKEKIYQDKTLRDALGGYEGDLMYAEHHESHAASAFFPSPFEEAAVLTMDGVGEWATASIGIGKGNDLQIVKELRWPDSLGLLYSAFTYYTGFKVNSGEYKVMGLAPYGQPKYVDLIFKHLVNLKDDGSFTLDQKYFNYLAGLTMTSEAFNELFGGPPRKPETQLTQREMDLARSVQDACEKIMMHMARAAHRDTGLENLCMAGGVALNCVGNGKLLRDGPFKRIWIQPASGDAGGALGVAQLIWHRECKAPRTVVPGKDSMNGSYLGPEYSDAEIEEYLKSIKAPYKKMTKEEKAPTVAKLLASGRIFGWLNGRMEFGPRSLGCRSILGDPRSPKMQHDMNVKIKFRESFRPFAPSVLREKVSEYFELDTDSPYMLLVAPVAQKRRIPLTAEQSKLWGIDLLNVPKSDIPAITHIDYSARVQTVTKDVNPDYHAVLTEFEKETGCAVLVNTSFNVRGEPIVMSPHDAYQCFMRTSIDNLVLGSFLLTKEEQPEWKETKDWRTEFALD; this is encoded by the coding sequence ATGCGAGGCGATGTGACCGACCGTAAGACCACCTGGATCCTCGGGATCTCGGCGTTCTATCACGACAGCGCAGCTGCGCTCCTCCGCAACGGCGAGATCGTCGCCGCGGCCAGTGAGGACCGCTTCACGCGCAAGAAGGGCGATTCCGACTTCCCGAAGAACGCCGTGGATTTCTGCCTGAAGCAGGGCGGGATCGGCTTGCAGGACCTCGCGTACGTCGGGTTCTACGACAAGCCGCTGCTCAAGTTCGAGCGGATCCTCGAGACCTACCTCGGCACCGCGCCGAAGGGGTTCGGGTCGTTCCTCAAGGCCGGACCGCTCTGGATCAAGGAGAAGATCTACCAGGACAAGACGCTGCGCGATGCGCTGGGCGGGTATGAGGGCGACCTCATGTACGCCGAGCACCATGAGTCGCATGCGGCGAGCGCGTTCTTCCCGTCCCCGTTCGAGGAGGCGGCGGTCCTGACGATGGACGGTGTAGGCGAATGGGCCACCGCGTCGATCGGCATCGGCAAGGGGAACGACCTGCAGATCGTGAAGGAACTGCGCTGGCCCGATTCCCTCGGCCTGCTCTACTCCGCCTTCACGTACTACACCGGCTTCAAGGTCAACTCGGGCGAGTACAAGGTCATGGGTCTCGCGCCCTACGGCCAGCCCAAGTACGTCGACCTCATCTTCAAGCATCTCGTGAACCTGAAGGACGACGGGTCCTTCACGCTCGACCAGAAGTACTTCAACTATCTCGCCGGTCTCACGATGACCAGCGAGGCGTTCAACGAGCTCTTCGGCGGGCCGCCGCGCAAGCCGGAGACCCAGCTCACGCAGCGTGAGATGGATCTGGCGCGCTCGGTGCAGGACGCGTGCGAGAAGATCATGATGCACATGGCGCGCGCGGCGCACCGGGACACCGGCCTCGAGAACCTGTGCATGGCCGGCGGCGTGGCGCTCAACTGCGTCGGCAACGGCAAGCTGCTGCGCGACGGGCCGTTCAAGCGGATCTGGATCCAGCCCGCCTCCGGCGACGCCGGCGGCGCGCTCGGCGTCGCGCAGCTGATCTGGCACCGCGAGTGCAAGGCGCCGCGCACCGTGGTGCCGGGCAAGGACTCGATGAACGGGTCGTACCTCGGCCCCGAGTACAGCGACGCCGAGATCGAGGAGTACCTCAAGAGCATCAAGGCGCCGTACAAGAAGATGACCAAGGAGGAGAAGGCGCCGACGGTGGCGAAGCTCCTCGCGAGCGGCCGGATCTTCGGCTGGCTCAACGGTCGCATGGAGTTCGGTCCGCGCTCGCTCGGCTGCCGCTCGATCCTCGGCGACCCGCGCAGCCCGAAGATGCAGCACGACATGAACGTGAAGATCAAGTTCCGCGAGAGCTTCCGTCCGTTCGCGCCGAGCGTGCTGCGCGAGAAGGTGAGCGAGTACTTCGAGCTCGACACCGACTCGCCGTACATGCTGCTCGTGGCGCCCGTCGCGCAGAAGCGGCGCATCCCGCTGACGGCGGAGCAGTCGAAGCTCTGGGGCATCGACCTGCTGAACGTCCCCAAGTCGGACATCCCCGCGATCACGCACATCGACTACTCGGCGCGCGTGCAGACGGTGACGAAGGACGTGAATCCGGACTATCACGCCGTGCTCACGGAATTCGAGAAGGAGACCGGCTGTGCAGTGCTCGTGAACACCTCGTTCAACGTGCGTGGCGAACCCATCGTGATGTCGCCGCATGACGCCTATCAGTGCTTCATGCGGACGAGCATCGACAACCTCGTTCTCGGCTCGTTCCTCCTGACGAAGGAAGAGCAGCCCGAGTGGAAGGAGACCAAGGATTGGCGGACCGAATTCGCGCTGGATTGA
- a CDS encoding VanZ family protein, producing the protein MRDSPARGPVARHLGFAAALLLIGAATLVPQPGAPRADVAVFCLRCGSLGGPDLALNVVLFVPLGIALAAFGVRPVRALAIGAGISLAIELAQSLIPGRFPTLRDVLCNGTGAWLGVLVAERIAAWIAPSRATRVRLAVATGLAILLIRLTGAAFEFAPSVPPYFGHWSPDQEHLEHWTGRVTEARLDGLPVPDWQLADPAALEAAFADGFTLEITGVGGARTRELGGIVTISDGRKDELLLVGPVGDDLVVRTRRRAADLRFGGPELRFAGLMRGATAGAPFTLRVVTSPTRTCATLNGEEQCLDRAAFGSAWILLFTDRDVTPTARILLDTVTIVLLVFPVGLLLGGVPRSQAITAVLALLGGMLGAAWTGGLALPTAVEGSGAAAGLVAGVLLSRLVNRSVSRAVPPSGAAGH; encoded by the coding sequence TTGCGCGATAGCCCTGCCCGCGGACCGGTCGCTCGCCACCTCGGATTCGCGGCGGCGCTGTTGCTGATCGGCGCGGCCACACTCGTGCCGCAACCCGGCGCCCCTCGGGCAGACGTCGCGGTATTCTGCCTCCGCTGCGGGTCGCTCGGCGGGCCTGATCTCGCGCTGAACGTCGTCCTGTTCGTTCCGCTCGGCATCGCGCTGGCCGCATTCGGGGTCCGCCCGGTACGGGCGCTCGCGATCGGCGCCGGTATCAGCCTTGCGATAGAACTCGCACAGTCGCTCATCCCCGGCCGATTCCCGACGCTGCGGGACGTGCTCTGCAACGGCACCGGTGCCTGGCTCGGCGTGCTCGTCGCCGAGCGCATCGCCGCCTGGATCGCGCCGTCACGCGCGACACGCGTTCGACTCGCTGTGGCGACCGGCTTGGCGATCCTGCTCATCCGTCTGACCGGTGCGGCGTTCGAGTTCGCCCCGTCCGTCCCTCCCTACTTCGGCCACTGGTCCCCGGATCAGGAGCATCTCGAGCACTGGACCGGGCGCGTGACGGAGGCGCGTCTCGACGGCCTTCCCGTCCCGGACTGGCAGCTCGCGGACCCTGCGGCACTCGAGGCGGCGTTCGCCGACGGGTTCACGCTCGAGATCACCGGGGTCGGCGGCGCGCGGACGCGTGAGCTCGGAGGGATCGTGACCATATCCGACGGCCGGAAGGACGAACTCCTCTTGGTGGGCCCCGTCGGCGACGATCTCGTCGTGCGGACGCGTCGCCGGGCCGCGGACCTGCGCTTCGGTGGCCCAGAGCTCCGATTCGCCGGCCTGATGCGGGGCGCGACCGCCGGCGCCCCGTTCACGCTGCGCGTCGTGACGAGCCCGACCCGTACCTGCGCGACCCTGAACGGGGAGGAGCAATGCCTCGACCGCGCCGCGTTCGGCAGTGCCTGGATCCTGCTCTTCACCGACCGCGACGTCACGCCGACGGCCCGAATCCTGCTAGATACGGTGACGATCGTCCTGCTCGTGTTCCCGGTCGGCCTGCTGCTCGGCGGTGTGCCCCGGTCCCAGGCGATCACCGCGGTCCTGGCGTTGCTTGGCGGCATGCTTGGGGCCGCTTGGACCGGGGGGCTCGCGCTCCCCACCGCGGTCGAAGGGTCGGGCGCCGCCGCTGGGTTGGTGGCGGGCGTCCTGCTCAGTCGTCTCGTCAACAGGTCGGTCAGCCGAGCGGTGCCGCCCTCTGGCGCCGCCGGCCACTAG
- a CDS encoding Trm112 family protein, with amino-acid sequence MALSAKLLSKLVCPKCKGDLDYRQAESVLVCGKCKLKFEVKDDIPVMLLAEAKPL; translated from the coding sequence ATGGCCCTGTCCGCGAAGCTCCTCTCCAAGCTCGTCTGCCCCAAGTGCAAGGGCGACCTCGACTACCGCCAGGCGGAGTCGGTCCTCGTCTGCGGCAAGTGCAAGCTCAAGTTCGAGGTGAAGGACGACATCCCCGTGATGCTGCTCGCGGAAGCCAAGCCGCTCTGA
- a CDS encoding class I SAM-dependent methyltransferase: MQDQVAEKKFYEDLFEKNNRNVHITHGYEEIYDIVFPKKASGELLDLGCGTGAHSIKLAERGFTVTSCDLTWFGVVAARDRFREKGLEVDVVVADAENLPFRERSFDVAWTSLLLHHFPVLDKLPLELKRITRKSVVALEANAGNPLSWIAFNIINPIFGISSTTKNQRAIWPGKTHRIFEQIGFKVGKFDFVHRAWEDKDAGAKLARTVAYAVIGVLPMRYKANKWIASYDLA; the protein is encoded by the coding sequence ATGCAAGACCAGGTCGCAGAGAAGAAGTTCTACGAGGACCTCTTCGAGAAGAACAACCGCAACGTGCACATCACGCACGGCTACGAGGAGATCTACGACATCGTCTTCCCCAAGAAGGCCTCGGGCGAACTCCTCGACCTCGGCTGCGGGACCGGTGCGCACTCGATCAAGCTGGCCGAGCGCGGCTTCACCGTGACGTCGTGCGATCTCACCTGGTTCGGCGTCGTCGCGGCCCGCGACCGCTTCCGCGAGAAGGGTCTCGAGGTCGACGTCGTCGTGGCCGACGCCGAGAACCTGCCCTTCCGCGAGCGCTCGTTCGACGTCGCGTGGACCTCGCTCCTGCTGCACCACTTCCCGGTGCTCGACAAGCTCCCGCTCGAGCTCAAGCGCATCACCCGGAAGTCGGTCGTCGCCCTCGAGGCGAACGCCGGCAACCCGCTCAGCTGGATCGCGTTCAACATCATCAATCCGATCTTCGGCATCAGCTCCACGACGAAGAACCAGCGCGCGATCTGGCCGGGCAAGACGCACCGGATCTTCGAGCAGATCGGCTTCAAGGTCGGGAAGTTCGACTTCGTGCACCGCGCCTGGGAGGACAAGGACGCCGGCGCGAAGCTCGCCCGCACCGTCGCCTATGCCGTCATCGGTGTCCTGCCGATGCGCTACAAGGCGAACAAGTGGATCGCCTCGTACGACCTCGCCTGA
- a CDS encoding DUF3473 domain-containing protein: MRDRTRPVRHFFTVDVEEYFQVVALEPYAPRDRWESYPRRAADATLRLLELLARHNAIGTFFTVGWLAEREPALMKAIVAAGHEVASHTWDHVRITHQTPEAFRESVRRTKRLIEDQTGAAVVGFRAPSFSIVRGTEWALDILLEEGYRYDSSLFPVKRAGYGYEGGARDPHWIARPAGRLAEFPPATLRLAGRTLPAAGGAYFRILPPTLVHMAVRETEERGQPATFYIHPWEWDPGQPRFDVPLLTRIRHYAGQGGVWGRMDRLLAAYDFTSIASVLSQGTDGPTPLAA; this comes from the coding sequence GTGCGGGACCGCACCCGGCCGGTGCGCCACTTCTTCACCGTCGACGTCGAGGAGTACTTCCAGGTCGTCGCGCTCGAGCCCTACGCGCCACGCGACCGATGGGAGTCCTATCCTCGTCGTGCCGCCGATGCCACACTGCGGCTCCTGGAGTTGCTCGCGCGCCACAACGCCATCGGGACCTTCTTCACGGTCGGCTGGCTCGCCGAGCGCGAGCCCGCCCTCATGAAGGCGATCGTCGCGGCGGGGCATGAGGTCGCGTCCCACACCTGGGACCATGTCCGGATCACCCACCAGACGCCCGAGGCCTTCCGCGAGTCGGTGCGACGGACGAAACGCCTCATCGAGGACCAGACCGGCGCGGCGGTGGTCGGATTCCGCGCGCCGAGCTTCTCCATCGTCCGCGGGACGGAGTGGGCGCTCGACATCCTGCTCGAGGAGGGGTACCGCTACGACTCGAGCCTCTTCCCCGTGAAGCGGGCCGGGTACGGCTACGAGGGCGGCGCCCGCGATCCGCACTGGATCGCACGTCCCGCCGGCCGACTGGCCGAGTTCCCGCCGGCGACCCTTCGGCTCGCGGGACGGACCCTCCCCGCCGCTGGGGGGGCGTACTTCCGGATCCTCCCGCCGACCCTGGTGCACATGGCGGTCCGCGAGACCGAGGAGCGAGGCCAGCCCGCCACGTTCTACATCCATCCTTGGGAGTGGGACCCGGGCCAGCCGCGGTTCGATGTCCCGTTGCTGACGCGCATCCGCCACTACGCGGGGCAGGGGGGCGTCTGGGGACGGATGGACCGGCTCCTTGCCGCGTATGACTTTACGTCCATCGCGAGCGTCCTCTCCCAAGGGACTGACGGCCCGACCCCCCTCGCGGCCTGA
- a CDS encoding carboxypeptidase regulatory-like domain-containing protein: protein MKRLTLVALVALGAAACDNAGADRVSGVTATGIVRGSVYFDANGSRSADATDVPFAGARVRLLSPIARDTVLRVTTDAAGTFRVAGVPVGSYEVVIDSATGGDSAIVVPTTGTITVTPGDSVEWVGSLSFPIRTIAQVRAMTPGAARVFVTGVALNARTTFSDTTLHLVDVTGAIRATRVRPSTVAFVPGDSVRLRARVATRAGQLVLDDVSVFVVNPTFIPTAATISTLQASTGDGATRDAQLVRLQNAQVTDTATVGGDLTMTMNDGTGPVTVILDRAADVGFRAPFPPGEYVAPNRFDVLGVLVPTGLGTWRLKPRGPLDLNRR from the coding sequence ATGAAGCGTCTCACTCTCGTCGCGCTCGTCGCGCTGGGCGCCGCCGCGTGCGACAACGCCGGCGCCGATCGCGTCAGCGGTGTCACGGCCACCGGCATCGTCCGTGGGTCCGTGTACTTCGATGCGAACGGCTCCCGCAGCGCGGACGCGACCGACGTGCCGTTCGCCGGCGCGCGCGTCCGACTCCTGTCCCCCATCGCGCGCGACACCGTGCTGCGCGTGACGACCGACGCCGCCGGCACCTTCCGCGTGGCGGGTGTTCCCGTCGGGTCGTACGAGGTCGTCATCGATTCCGCCACCGGGGGCGACTCCGCGATCGTCGTGCCGACCACCGGTACGATCACGGTGACCCCGGGCGACTCGGTCGAGTGGGTCGGGTCACTCAGCTTCCCGATCCGTACCATCGCGCAGGTGCGCGCTATGACGCCCGGGGCCGCGCGGGTCTTCGTGACCGGTGTGGCCCTCAACGCGCGGACCACGTTCAGCGACACGACACTCCACCTCGTGGACGTGACCGGCGCGATCCGCGCCACACGCGTGCGACCCTCGACGGTGGCCTTCGTCCCGGGCGATAGCGTGCGCCTGCGTGCACGCGTCGCGACGCGCGCGGGCCAGCTCGTCCTCGATGATGTCTCGGTGTTCGTCGTGAACCCGACGTTCATTCCGACGGCGGCGACGATCTCGACCCTGCAGGCATCGACCGGTGACGGCGCGACGCGCGACGCGCAACTCGTCAGGCTGCAGAACGCGCAGGTCACCGACACCGCCACCGTCGGGGGCGACCTGACGATGACGATGAACGACGGCACCGGTCCCGTCACCGTGATCCTCGACCGCGCGGCGGACGTCGGGTTCCGTGCGCCGTTCCCGCCGGGCGAGTATGTCGCGCCGAATCGGTTCGATGTCCTGGGAGTGCTCGTACCGACGGGGCTCGGGACGTGGCGTCTGAAGCCGCGGGGACCACTCGACCTGAATCGCCGCTAG
- a CDS encoding TonB-dependent receptor has product MPLHRTFRSATFAGLLLACTAVAPLAAQSITFGALSGQVTDPSGRPIADAEVRLVDQSSGAERTTVTLRDGRFRFGLLGVALYDVSAEAIGYRPVVHIGVHVASGSADVMAITLRPAAPPVVTRDTVRARAATATPLAWLVERGYGDIAGSRRTIIDAAALSPFADADGIEGLPWRYAEVVVDGSRIGGVGNPATTGSETVGLAIPSRGLSQASAGGVGFDVEMSGTGTGLVGTSSRGGQSTAWRSVAEGGTSGIGAALAVGGTVQRDTAHAIAGADYQRSAVLTPAWYPATDALGLQLADIALNTHGTDLSPYLDESERLEERWSGFARFDWLQGDRFALTFRASGSRTALSDPATFRGAAAGLGSTMDATAANISLDLISRVTRAIAFELRLSGDVGDASASAGGRLPTTAVSTRGVIMGAAEEEPYSDSRTSPRVTGMLHWDLRAHRLKVGYTVASHRFESRLTRQASGSYAFGDAIDFASLTGSFRQVEPDADASAFRLTESALFVQDAWAVNDALTLTAGFRMDGYRLPGGRFNGNAAWTSASGLDGSGLESTRSRVAPRVGFRWVFGTDREWVMQGGLGIFNDVPDRRDLAEALSLGRGAAVRGATGALGSWPTAPSITTDLGQTVSLLGPQFEAPRTQRLALSLQRGIGGWTAYVSGVYRHTDFMTRRVDLNLPAASTGVDQYGRPLYGRLQQHGALLVAEPFSNRRFAGFDAVHALDVTGFSDYAAASVGIDRVVDQGLSVAINYTHAATEDNLATEGLARIAPFAPGFGGDDWSEGRSDRSVPHRGLVALEWAPSLSGAFRLGALYRVRSGTPFTPSFAPGVDANGDGDPNNDPAFIDAALPGMTALLDANDCLRRQAGAFAGRNSCRGEMQQRLDLRATFRLTGAQGAGIHLVLDAMDVVSVATGRPDAAVYHIDRTGAVTTNALTGVTTMPLSVNPRFGELVADRSPGVLWRVGLRIGR; this is encoded by the coding sequence GTGCCACTCCATCGCACATTCCGCTCGGCGACGTTCGCCGGGCTGCTTCTCGCCTGTACCGCCGTCGCGCCGCTGGCCGCCCAGAGCATCACGTTCGGCGCGCTCTCCGGTCAGGTGACCGATCCGTCCGGCAGGCCGATCGCCGATGCCGAGGTCCGTCTGGTGGACCAGTCGAGCGGCGCCGAGCGGACGACCGTGACCCTGCGGGATGGCCGGTTCCGCTTCGGGCTCCTGGGCGTCGCACTCTATGACGTCTCGGCCGAGGCGATCGGCTATCGTCCGGTGGTCCACATCGGCGTGCACGTCGCATCGGGATCGGCGGATGTCATGGCGATCACGCTCCGTCCGGCCGCGCCGCCCGTCGTCACGCGCGACACCGTCCGGGCGCGTGCGGCGACGGCAACGCCGCTGGCGTGGCTGGTCGAGCGAGGGTACGGCGACATCGCGGGATCGCGCCGGACCATCATCGATGCCGCCGCGCTCTCGCCCTTCGCGGATGCGGACGGCATCGAAGGCCTTCCCTGGCGCTACGCCGAGGTCGTGGTCGACGGCTCGCGGATCGGCGGCGTCGGAAACCCGGCGACGACCGGGAGCGAGACGGTGGGGTTGGCGATCCCATCGCGCGGGCTGTCCCAGGCCAGTGCCGGCGGTGTCGGCTTCGATGTCGAGATGAGTGGTACCGGGACAGGGCTCGTCGGGACATCGTCGCGCGGCGGACAGTCGACGGCCTGGCGTTCGGTCGCCGAGGGTGGCACCTCCGGCATCGGCGCCGCGCTCGCCGTGGGCGGCACCGTGCAGCGCGACACCGCGCATGCCATCGCGGGGGCGGACTACCAGCGTAGCGCCGTGCTGACGCCGGCATGGTATCCGGCCACGGACGCACTCGGGTTGCAACTGGCGGACATCGCGTTGAACACGCACGGGACCGACCTGTCGCCGTATCTCGACGAGTCGGAACGACTCGAGGAGCGCTGGAGCGGCTTCGCGCGCTTCGACTGGCTCCAAGGGGACCGATTCGCGCTGACGTTCCGCGCGTCGGGCAGCCGGACCGCGCTCAGTGATCCCGCGACGTTCCGCGGCGCTGCGGCCGGACTCGGCTCCACGATGGATGCGACCGCCGCGAACATCTCGCTCGACCTGATCTCGCGCGTCACGCGCGCGATCGCGTTCGAACTCCGGCTCTCGGGCGATGTGGGCGACGCGAGTGCGTCCGCCGGTGGCCGCCTGCCGACCACGGCGGTCTCGACGCGTGGCGTGATCATGGGGGCCGCCGAGGAGGAACCCTACTCCGATTCCCGCACCTCGCCGCGGGTCACCGGCATGCTGCACTGGGACCTTCGCGCCCATCGGCTCAAGGTCGGGTACACCGTGGCGTCCCACCGTTTCGAGTCGCGACTGACACGGCAGGCGTCCGGGAGCTACGCGTTCGGCGATGCGATCGACTTCGCCTCACTCACCGGGAGTTTCCGCCAGGTCGAGCCTGATGCCGATGCGAGCGCGTTCCGGCTGACCGAATCGGCCCTCTTCGTGCAGGACGCGTGGGCGGTCAACGACGCGCTCACGCTGACGGCGGGCTTCCGGATGGATGGGTATCGCCTGCCTGGCGGCCGGTTCAACGGCAACGCGGCGTGGACGTCAGCGTCCGGGCTCGACGGCAGCGGGCTCGAATCGACCCGGTCACGCGTCGCGCCGCGCGTCGGATTCCGGTGGGTTTTCGGCACCGATCGCGAGTGGGTGATGCAGGGTGGGCTCGGTATCTTCAACGACGTGCCGGACCGGCGCGACCTCGCTGAGGCGCTCTCGCTCGGTCGAGGGGCCGCCGTCCGCGGGGCGACCGGGGCGCTCGGAAGCTGGCCGACCGCGCCCTCCATCACGACGGACCTGGGGCAGACCGTCAGCCTCCTCGGCCCGCAGTTCGAGGCCCCGCGGACGCAGCGACTCGCGCTCTCCTTGCAGCGGGGCATCGGTGGCTGGACGGCGTACGTCAGTGGGGTCTACCGGCACACGGACTTCATGACCCGCCGCGTCGACCTCAACCTCCCGGCGGCCTCGACCGGCGTCGACCAGTATGGTCGCCCGCTCTACGGTCGCCTCCAGCAGCATGGGGCCCTGCTCGTGGCGGAACCGTTCTCGAACCGTCGCTTCGCCGGCTTCGATGCGGTGCATGCGCTCGATGTCACCGGCTTCTCCGACTACGCCGCCGCATCCGTCGGCATCGACCGCGTGGTGGATCAGGGCCTCAGCGTCGCGATCAACTACACCCACGCCGCGACCGAGGACAACCTCGCGACGGAGGGACTCGCACGGATCGCCCCCTTCGCACCGGGTTTCGGCGGCGATGACTGGTCCGAGGGTCGTTCCGATCGGAGCGTACCGCATCGCGGCCTGGTCGCGCTCGAATGGGCGCCCTCCCTCAGCGGCGCATTCCGGCTCGGTGCGCTCTATCGCGTCCGGTCGGGCACACCGTTCACGCCATCCTTCGCACCCGGGGTGGACGCGAATGGCGACGGTGATCCCAACAACGACCCGGCATTCATCGACGCGGCACTCCCGGGGATGACGGCGTTGCTGGACGCCAATGACTGCCTCCGCCGTCAGGCGGGCGCGTTCGCCGGACGCAACTCGTGTCGTGGTGAGATGCAGCAGCGGCTCGACCTGCGGGCGACCTTCCGCCTCACCGGCGCGCAAGGCGCCGGCATCCATCTCGTGCTCGACGCCATGGACGTCGTGAGCGTCGCGACCGGTCGGCCGGACGCCGCGGTCTATCACATCGATCGGACCGGCGCCGTGACGACCAATGCGCTCACCGGTGTCACGACGATGCCCCTGTCGGTGAATCCGCGGTTCGGCGAGCTCGTCGCCGACCGTTCACCCGGCGTGCTCTGGCGCGTCGGCCTGAGGATCGGACGATGA